tttatttcctattataTTTGGGTTTTAATGGCGATGTATGATGTACATAACTGTGCTCTTCCGTGTAGCTGTTCAACTTGTGCCTACCCATCATTGTCAAAACGTTTGTTTAGTCAAAAAACCCAGACACTGAGATAATGAAAATTCATGCCGTGTTAACCCATAGAAaacattcatttaaaaaaaaaataaatatgcatCAACAAGGAAGGGACAGGGAAGAACTCGAAACTGACTATTGTTCACGatgaataataacaaataagcCGAGCAGGCCCAAAACAGCATATTTCAATTTTGGATAATCATTCATAAGGATCGTAACCATTCCAACGTAAGGTAGAATACCTTTCGTGCGTCCAACAACATCAGAACGGTGAAGCCACATTTGTCCCGGAGCATAAAGGCCACGATCATCAACCTGAATAATTTAATTGGATCTGAATTACTTCAGAAACTGGACACTTATGTTCTCAAATATAaggaaatataatatagtcagtttaaatttgaggaaaacaaacaatattttaacaatttcaaaacaatgatAGTTCACGCTAAAAGTTAATGGCGTTTCTTATCGTAAAACTTGGATGCACagactttttttccatatttagGACGAACATAACCGAGAAGTGAGCCAATCTCGTTAATGTTTACCTGATTATTATCTCCTTTGGTAAGGAACTTGGTATCCTGTGGTGTTTTCTCGTGAACCTATAGAGACAATCATGAACTCCAGTAATGTTGGGGATATCATTGTAAATTACCTTAATAACTCGATGAACTATTGGTATATCTCTACCATCGATTTTAAAAACAGTGATGTCTCCGGTCCTAATTGGGTCTGCTTGGTCATTGGTAAGAAGTAAAAGGTCTCCACGGAAAAACGCTGGCTCCATTGATCCTGGAA
The Necator americanus strain Aroian chromosome I, whole genome shotgun sequence genome window above contains:
- a CDS encoding hypothetical protein (NECATOR_CHRI.G319.T1); the protein is MGLLDLAMFDELRRMNFRQLIYQGLNFAMVVSSALMIWKGLMVVTGSESPIVVVLSGSMEPAFFRGDLLLLTNDQADPIRTGDITVFKIDGRDIPIVHRVIKVHEKTPQDTKFLTKGDNNQVDDRGLYAPGQMWLHRSDVVGRTKGILPYVGMVTILMNDYPKLKYAVLGLLGLFVIIHREQ